The following proteins are co-located in the Carassius auratus strain Wakin chromosome 7, ASM336829v1, whole genome shotgun sequence genome:
- the LOC113105264 gene encoding putative C-type lectin domain family 20 member A, whose product MTWRNAQNYCRTHHTDLVTIQSNEDWTRMREDTDSFPGFTWIGLHNDINSWRWSYNEESLVFKNWASGQPDNYYGKEQCAGKSYNGGWQDKGCTDLNYFICYDGSANATEKMVLSKTSKTWIDAQEYCRHHYTDLATIRSPEDNDKINTLQSSLQAFVWIGLYRDSWKWSDQTNFTSSTQLTTQKFGQRTFDCVGAYINSGSLESWSCSLVYYFCCNTVKRKKQMIRVQVKAAENVDEDKLKALVLNQLKQTLSDEDITMTWRTQPNGKVWTVRKRSEANTTLVCPSFP is encoded by the exons ATGACATGGAGAAATGCACAGAATTACTGCAGGACACACCATACTGACCTGGTCACCATTCAGAGTAATGAAGACTGGACGCGTATGCGAGAAGATACAGATAGTTTTCCTGGCTTTACCTGGATCGGACTGCACAATGACATCAACAGCTGGCGCTGGTCCTATAACGAGGAGAGTCTGGTGTTCAAGAACTGGGCTTCTGGTCAGCCAGATAACTActatggaaaagagcagtgtgCTGGAAAAAGTTATAACGGAGGCTGGCAAGATAAGGGCTGCACCGacttaaattatttcatttgttaTGATG GAAGTGCAAATGCAACAGAGAAAATGGTTTTGAGCAAGACTTCAAAGACGTGGATTGATGCTCAGGAGTACTGCAGACATCATTATACAGATCTGGCTACCATTAGGAGTCCAGAAGACAATGATAAGATAAACACGCTGCAATCTAGTTTGCAGGCTTTTGTCTGGATTGGATTGTACAGAGATAGTTGGAAGTGGTCAGATCAGACAAACTTCACTTCCTCAACCCAACTCACCACTCAGAAATTTGGACAACGGACCTTTGACTGCGTTGGTGCATATATTAATTCTGGTTCACTTGAGAGCTGGAGTTGCTCCTTAGTTTATTACTTCTGCTGTAACACTG tCAAGAGGAAGAAGCAGATGATCCGAGTGCAGGTGAAAGCCGCTGAAAACGTGGATGAAGATAAACTGAAGGCGCTCGTCTTAAACCAG TTAAAGCAGACGCTGAGCGATGAGGACATCACTATGACATGGAGGACACAACCCAACGGGAAAGTCTGGACTGTACGGAAACGTAGTGAAGCAAACACTACTCTTGTTTGTCCTTCTTTTCCTTAA